The DNA window TCGAATCGCTGGCGGTGGGCGCCGACGGCACCGTCTGGATCGGCACCAGCGAGGGCCTGGCGCGGCGCGGGCCCGGCGCGGCCGGCTTCGCCAGGGTGGCGCTGCCGGTGCGCCCCGGCGACGGCCCGTCCGTGTCGGCGCTGATGGTCGACCAGGACGGCTTGTTGTGGATCGGCACTAACGGCGCCGGCGTATTCGTGCTCGACCCGCGCAGCGGCCGGCTCGGGCGCCACGCCGACGGCGCCGCCGCCGCCGCGCTGATGAAGCACGTCATGGTCACCGGCTTCGCCGAGCCGGTCCCTGGCGAGCTGTGGGTGAGCTCCTATTCGGAGGGCGTGGCCGTGATCGACCGCGCCAGCGGCCGCGCGCGCCTGCTGGCGCACGAGCCGCTGGCGCCGGGCGGGCTCGCGAGCGGCGTGGTGCGCGCGCTGTTCGCCGACCGCGCCGGCGCGTTGTGGGTCGGCACCGACAACGGCCTGAACCAGCGCGCGCCGCAGCAGGCGGCGCTGTCGCTGGCGCCGCGCCAGAACACCCGCCCGGGCCTGAGCGACGGCGACGTGATGAGCCTGGCCGAGGGGGCCGACGGCGGCCTGTGGGTCGGCATGGTGCGCCGCGGCGCGGACGTGGTCGATCCGGCGCGCCGGCGCGTCACGCGCTGGCCGCCGGCGCCGCGCCCGGGCGCGACGGTGTCGGCCTACAACGTCACCACCCTGTATGCGGACCGGGCCGGCAAGATGTGGGCGGCCACGCCGTCGGGCCTGTTCCGCGCCGACCCGGACGGGCGCGCCGGCACGGCCGTCGACGCCCCGTGGCTCGACCCGCGCCTGCACATCCGGGCGATGACCGAGGCCGGCGGCAGCTTGTGGATCGGCACCGCCAGCGGCGGACTGTTCCAGGCGCGCCTCGACGGCCCCGCCAAGCTGCGCAAGGTGCGCGAGGTCGCCGGGCTCGGCGGCCTGGAGATCGGCGACCTGCTGCCCGGGCCGGCCGGTTCGTTGTGGGTCGGCGCCAGCACCGGCTTGAGCCGGATCGACACGGCCAGCGGCGCCGTGCTCGAACACATCGGCGCCGACCGCGACGATCCGGCGGCGCTGTCGCATCCGAACATCAACAGCATGCTCACCGACCGCCGCGGCCGGCTGTGGGTGGGCGGCGACGGCGGCATTAATGTGCTCGAACCCGGGCCCGGCGGGCGCCGGCGCATCCACCGCGTGGGCAAGGCCGAGGGCTTGTCCAACACCAATATCTCGCAGTTGCTCGAGGACGGCCAGGGCCGCATCTGGGCCTGCACCGACGACGGCCTGGCCGTCATCGACCCGGTCAGCTACGCCGTCGGCGCGCTGGGGCCGGCCGAGGGCGCGCGCTACGCGCCGTACTGGGCGCGCGGGGGCGTGGCCGGCGCCGGCGGCGACCTGCTGTTCGCCGGTTCGGGCGGGGTCACCGTGGTGCGCCCGCAGCGCTACCGGCCGTGGCGCCTGGCGCCGCCGCTGGTGGTCACCGAGGTGCGGGTGGGCGGCAAGCCGATGCCGCCGGGGCGCTACCATGGCGACGGTGGCGCCGCGCTGGAGGTGCCGGCCGACGCCAACAGCTTCGCCGTGGCCTTCGCCGCGCTCGATTTCACCGCCCCCGAGCTCAACCAATATGCCTACCGCCTCGACGGCTTCGACCGCGACTGGGCCCACGCCGACGCCGCGCACCGGCTGGCGTCCTACACCAACCTGCCGCCCGGGGACTACCGCCTGTTGATCCGGGGCACCAACCGGGCCGGCGTCTGGAGCGGGCGCGAGCTGGCGCTGCCGGTGCGGGTGCTGCCGTGGTGGTGGCAGACCTGGTGGTTCCGCGCCGCCGCGGCGCTGGCGGGGCTGGCCGCGCTGTACGGCGCCTACCGGCTGCGCATCTGGCGCCTGGCGGCCCAGCGCGGCGCACTCGAGCGCGAGGTGGTCGCCCGCACCGCCGAGGTGCTGCGGCAAAAGGCGCTGGCCGACCAGCAGCGCGGCGAGGCCGAGCGCCAGCACCGCGAGGCGAGCGAGCGCAACGCCGAACTGGCGGCGGTCAACGCGGTGGCGCACACGCTGGCCGGCAAACTCGAGCTCGACCAGATGATCGCGCTGGTGGGCGACCAGGTGCGCCGCCTGTTCCAGGCCGAACGCGCCTGCATCACCTTGCTCGACGGGGACAGCGGCGCGCCCCTGGTGGCCTATACCCATGGCCAGGTCCATGGCCACGACCGGGCCGACGCCCTGGCCGCCGCCGACGAGGCGGCGCTGGGGCGGGTGCTGGCCAGCGGCCTGGGCGAGCTGGCCGACGACGGCGCGGTCTCGGGCCTGTATGTGCCCATCATCGCCAACGGCGTGGTGCGCGGCGCGGCGGCGGTGCGGCGCGCCGCCGGGCCGTATCAGGCCAGCGACCAGCGCCTGCTCGACACCATCGCCGCCCACTTGGGCGCGGCGCTGCAGAACGCGCGCCTGTTCCAGCAGGCCGAGGCGGCCCGGGCCCGGGCCGAGGAGGCCACCCAGGCCAAGTCCATGTTCCTGGCCAACATGAGCCACGAGATCCGCACGCCGATGAACGCGGTGATCGGCCTGTCCTACCTGGCGCTGGGCACCGGCTCGGCGTCGCGCCAGCGCGACTACCTGCAAAAGATCCACAACGCCGGCAATTCGCTGGTGGGTATCATCAGCGACATCCTCGATTTCTCCAAGATCGAGGCCGGCAAGCTCGACATCGAGAACGCCGACTTCGACCTCGACGACCTGCTGGCCCACGTGGCCGCCATCGCCGGCGGCACCGGCGGCGGCGCGCCCGAATGCAATTTCGACGTGCCGGCCGACGTGCCCAGGCGCCTGTGCGGCGACGCCCAGCGCCTCGGCCAGGTGCTCATCAACCTGCTCAACAACGCGCTCAAGTTCACCGCCGGCGGCGAGGTGGCGCTGGCGGTGCGCGCGCCCGAGGAGCGCGACGGGCGCGTGCGGCTCGCCTTCAGCGTGCGCGACACCGGCATCGGCATGTCGGCGCCCCAGCTCGACCAGCTGTTCCAGGCCTTCACCCAGGTCGACGGCTCGTCGACGCGGCGCTTCGGCGGCACCGGCCTGGGCCTGAGCATCTGCAAGAACCTGGTCGACCTGATGGGCGGCACGATCGCCGTCGACAGCGCGCCCGGCGTCGGCAGCCGCTTCGTCGTCGAGCTGTGGCTCGGGCGCGCCAGCGACGCGCTGGCGGCGGCGCCGGGCCTGCCGGCGGCGCTGGCGGCGCTGCGGGTGCTGGTGGTCGACGACAACGCCACCGCGCGCGCCGCGCTCGCGGGCACGCTCGGCAGCCTGGGGATCGCCGCCGTCGCCGTCGACGGCCCGCTGGCGGCCGCGCACGCGCTGGCCGGCGCGGCGCGCTACGACCTGCTGCTGGTCGATGCCGGCCTGGCCGGCGCGGGCGGCTGGGGCGACGCTGCCGCGCCGCTGGCGTCGGTGCTGGCCGCGCGCGACGGCGCCGCCCCCAAGCTGGCCCTGCTGAACGGCGCGGCCGGGGACGGGGCGGACGGCACCGGCGACGCCGACGCCTGCCTGGTCAAGCCGGTGACGCGGGCCGCCATGGCCGATAAGCTGCTGCGCCTGTTCGCGCCCGGGCAGCGCCCCGGCGCCCCGGGCCAGCGGCGCCCGCCGCCCCGGTTCGACGGCGCGCGCGTGCTGCTGGTCGAGGACAACGAGATCAACCAGGAGATCGCCGTCGGCCTGCTGGAGGCCTGCGGGGTCGCCGTCGACCTGGCCAACAACGGCCGCGAGGCGCTCGAGCGGCTGCGCGCGGTGGACGCGGCGCGCCACTACCAGCTGGTCTTCATGGACTTGCACATGCCCGAGCTCGACGGCCACGCCGCCACCGCGCGGCTGCGCCGCGACACCCGCTTCGACGCGCTGCCGATCATCGCCATGACGGCCAACGCCATGCCGGCCGAGCGCCAGCGCTGCCGCGACGAGGGCTTCGACGACCATCTGAGCAAGCCGTTGATACCGGCCGAGCTGTACCGCATGCTGGGCAGGCATCTGGACCCGGCCACGCGCGGCGCCTGGTGTGCGCGGCGCCGGCGCGCGCCGCTGCCCGAGGACGGCGTGCCGGGCCTGGACCTGGCGCTGGCGCGCCAGGGCGTCGACGGCGACGAGGCGCTGCTGCTCAAGGTGCTGCGCATGTTCGCCCGCGACGAGCGCGACCGCGCCGGGCGCATCCGCGCCGCGCTCGGGCGCGGCGACCACGCCGGCGCCGAGCGCCACGCGCACTCGCTGCGCGGGCTGGCCGAGGGCATAGGCGCGCTCGCGCTGGCGCGCCTGGCCGGCGAGCTGGAACGGGCGGCGCGGCGCGCCCGCGAGGCGCGCGCCGGCGGCGCGGCGCCGGACTTGGACGCGCCGGCCGCGTCCCACACCGAGTTGGCGGCGCTGGCCGCGCTCGACACCGCGCTGGCCGCGCTGTGCGCCGAGCTCGACGCCCTGCCGCCGGCCGAGGCCGAGGCCGTGGCCGCCGCCGGCACCGCGCGCGCGCCGCTGGAGTGGCTGGGCGAGCTGCGCCGGTTGGCCGAACTGATGTGCGAGCGCGACGGCGCGGCGGTCGGCCTGTTCGCCGCCGGCGCCGCCGACTTCGCCGCCAGCTTCGGCGCCTGGGACGCCGAGGCGATCCAGCGCGGCCTCGACGACCTCGACTTCGACGGCGCGCACGCGGCGTTGCGCTGGGTCGCCCACAAGCACGAGCTGGGCCTGTGAGGGCGCGCCTTACCGGCCGATCAGGTTTTCCCTACGGTTATATCAGGATGTACTGATTACCCCGAGTATTTCCCTGAAATAACATGAATTTCTTTTGGAATTCAATGGGCGCCCGCACGAGGCAGGCCCGAACGGGGAGACACAAAAATGAAAGATTGGAAAATCGGTACGCGCCTGGGCATCGGCTTCGGCGTCGTCCTGCTGTTGCTGGCGGTGGTGGCGGCGCTGGGCGTCAATGGCATGGGTCGCACCAAGCGCGCGCTCGACCGGATCGTCGACGTCAACGTCAATAAAATGAGCCTGGTGCAAGACATGTCGGAATCGGTCCACATCATCTCCCGCGTCACGCGCACGGTCGTGCTGTTGAGCGAGCCGGCGGCGATCGAACGGGAACTTGTCAAGCTCATGGCGGCCCGCGCGAAATACAACACCGCCTGGGAAGAGTTGGACAAGAGCGCCGCCAGCGTCGCGGGCCGGGCCGTGCGCGCCAGGATGGCTGAAGCGCGGCTGGCGTCCACGGAGCTCAACGACAAGGTGATCGCACTGGCCAAGGCCGACCGGGACGCCGAGGCGACCGAACTGCTGATCAAAGAGGCCGCGCCGGCGGCGACCCGGTGGCAGGACGCGATGGACGAGAACATCGAATTGCAAAAGGCGAACAACAAGATGGAAGTGGGGCAAGCCGGCGCGGCCTACGACCGCGCGCGTTCGCTGGTGCTGATGCTCACCGCCGTGGCGGCGCTGCTGGGCGCGGCCATCGCCTGGTTCGCCACGCGCTCGGTGACCGTGCCGATCCGCGCGGCGGTGGCGGTGGCGCGGGCCGTCGCCGACGGCGACCTGTCGAGCCGCATCGAGGTCGATACGCGGGACGAGACGGGACAACTATTGCAAGCGCTCAAGGACATGAACGAGGGCCTGG is part of the Oxalobacteraceae bacterium OTU3CAMAD1 genome and encodes:
- a CDS encoding ATP-binding protein translates to MIRPGARRALACCLLAGAALAATAAPSAPGRAAGAGEAADVVAPERWSELTLPMFQAVGAPQGLGNVIVMAVAQDRTGFLWVATAGGLSRWDGYRFRNYTNSPDDPRSLPDNYVLSLYSDRRGRFWVGTSTGGLARYVPGDDGFVTYNAKSAGLAAGGVMAIAGDGGDGLWLATATGLVHLADPDDPARARATRYRHDPDDPASVPADIIESLAVGADGTVWIGTSEGLARRGPGAAGFARVALPVRPGDGPSVSALMVDQDGLLWIGTNGAGVFVLDPRSGRLGRHADGAAAAALMKHVMVTGFAEPVPGELWVSSYSEGVAVIDRASGRARLLAHEPLAPGGLASGVVRALFADRAGALWVGTDNGLNQRAPQQAALSLAPRQNTRPGLSDGDVMSLAEGADGGLWVGMVRRGADVVDPARRRVTRWPPAPRPGATVSAYNVTTLYADRAGKMWAATPSGLFRADPDGRAGTAVDAPWLDPRLHIRAMTEAGGSLWIGTASGGLFQARLDGPAKLRKVREVAGLGGLEIGDLLPGPAGSLWVGASTGLSRIDTASGAVLEHIGADRDDPAALSHPNINSMLTDRRGRLWVGGDGGINVLEPGPGGRRRIHRVGKAEGLSNTNISQLLEDGQGRIWACTDDGLAVIDPVSYAVGALGPAEGARYAPYWARGGVAGAGGDLLFAGSGGVTVVRPQRYRPWRLAPPLVVTEVRVGGKPMPPGRYHGDGGAALEVPADANSFAVAFAALDFTAPELNQYAYRLDGFDRDWAHADAAHRLASYTNLPPGDYRLLIRGTNRAGVWSGRELALPVRVLPWWWQTWWFRAAAALAGLAALYGAYRLRIWRLAAQRGALEREVVARTAEVLRQKALADQQRGEAERQHREASERNAELAAVNAVAHTLAGKLELDQMIALVGDQVRRLFQAERACITLLDGDSGAPLVAYTHGQVHGHDRADALAAADEAALGRVLASGLGELADDGAVSGLYVPIIANGVVRGAAAVRRAAGPYQASDQRLLDTIAAHLGAALQNARLFQQAEAARARAEEATQAKSMFLANMSHEIRTPMNAVIGLSYLALGTGSASRQRDYLQKIHNAGNSLVGIISDILDFSKIEAGKLDIENADFDLDDLLAHVAAIAGGTGGGAPECNFDVPADVPRRLCGDAQRLGQVLINLLNNALKFTAGGEVALAVRAPEERDGRVRLAFSVRDTGIGMSAPQLDQLFQAFTQVDGSSTRRFGGTGLGLSICKNLVDLMGGTIAVDSAPGVGSRFVVELWLGRASDALAAAPGLPAALAALRVLVVDDNATARAALAGTLGSLGIAAVAVDGPLAAAHALAGAARYDLLLVDAGLAGAGGWGDAAAPLASVLAARDGAAPKLALLNGAAGDGADGTGDADACLVKPVTRAAMADKLLRLFAPGQRPGAPGQRRPPPRFDGARVLLVEDNEINQEIAVGLLEACGVAVDLANNGREALERLRAVDAARHYQLVFMDLHMPELDGHAATARLRRDTRFDALPIIAMTANAMPAERQRCRDEGFDDHLSKPLIPAELYRMLGRHLDPATRGAWCARRRRAPLPEDGVPGLDLALARQGVDGDEALLLKVLRMFARDERDRAGRIRAALGRGDHAGAERHAHSLRGLAEGIGALALARLAGELERAARRAREARAGGAAPDLDAPAASHTELAALAALDTALAALCAELDALPPAEAEAVAAAGTARAPLEWLGELRRLAELMCERDGAAVGLFAAGAADFAASFGAWDAEAIQRGLDDLDFDGAHAALRWVAHKHELGL